GCAGGACCAGCTCGATCTGGACAAGCTAACGGCTTGGTTCGAAGCCAATGTGGAAGGCTATTCAGGGCCGATCACCTACAGCAAGTTCAAGGGCGGCCAATCGAACCCGACCTATCGGGTCGACACCCCTGGCACTTCCTACGTCCTGAGGCGTCAGCCCTTTGGCAAGCTTCTACCAAGTGCCCATGCGGTCGATCGGGAATACAAGGCGATGACCGGCCTGTTCCCGACCGGCTTTCCCGTGCCGCGGACCTATGGCCTGTGCGAAGATCCTGAAGTGCTCGGTTCGAAATTCTTCGTAATGAGCATGGCCGATGGGCGATCTTTGTGGAACGGCTCCCTTCCCGGGGTCAGCGCGGCAGACCGGCGCGAGATCTACAATGACATGATCGACACCATGGCCGACATGCATACCAAGAAACCCGACGAGATCGGACTTGGGAATTTTGGCAAGCCGGTTGACTATTGTGCGCGCCAGATCAGTCGCTGGACCAAGCAATACAAGCTGTCGGAAACCGAACATCAGCCCAAAATGGAGCGGTTGATCGAATGGCTGCCCGAAACGATCCCGCCGCAGCATGAAAGCAGTGTCGTTCACGGTGACTATCGTCTCGACAACATGATCTTCCACAAGACCGAGAACCGCGTGATCGCTGTCCTCGACTGGGAATTGTCGACGCTGGGCGACCCGATTGCCGACTTCAGTTACCTGATGCTCAACTGGTTCCAGCCTGCCGACGGGCGTGCCGGATTGCTCGGCCTTGATTTGGCCGAACTGGGCATTCCGACAGTCCAGGAGGCTGTTGATCGTTACGTTGATCGAACGGGCTATCCCGTACCCCCGATGGATTGGTACTTTGCCTACAACCTGTTCAGGCTCGCCGGTATTATGCAGGGGATCAAGAAGCGGGTGATTGATGGCACGGCATCGTCAGCCCATGCAAAACAAATGAGTGACCGGGTAACCCCTCTGATCGAGCGCGCTTACGGGTTTGCGATCGATGCAGGAATGCCTGCCTAGAAACCACGGTTCCAGCGTAGCACCAGCCCTTTGTCGTCCGGCGATCCTGCGTAATGCCCCGGGTCCCGGCGATAAAACGCGCTGATCGCCAGATTGCCGCCGAATCCGTATCCCCGCCAGGCGATCTCAGCCAGAAGCTCGCGCCCCTCGGGCGATAGCGATATGCTGCGCGTGTCGAATACGGCCGCTTCGGTTGCGTAGTCGTAACTGACGGGCAAACTCAGATTGAGGCCTCCGCTTCCCACCCGCAATGGCTGCGATATTCGGAAGCCCAACGTGTCGCTCGTTTGGAAAGTGTTGCCTTTCACAAAATCGATCGACCAGGCACTGCTGCGGAATGTTGATCCAGTACCAACAAGGCCTGCCTGTCGCGCCCTGGTGATCCCTTGACGCACATTGGCCCCCACCCAAACGTCCGAAGCCAGATCGAAGCCGAGGGATGCATCAAGAAAGTAGCTGTCGGCACCATTCGCGCCGAACGCATCGTGGAGGAACGCTCCGAGGACTGTGCGATCCTCGCGCAGCCAGTCCGCTCCGATGCTCGCGTTCAGGCGTCCGAACTGGCGATCGAGAGCCACTCCGAATTGGGCAAGACCATAGCGTTCTCGCCCTCTTCCGGTGCTATCAACGCCATCACGTAATGCACCCAGCCAAGCCTCTCCGTTCGAAGCTTTCATCGTGACCCCGAACGGGCCGACCTGTTGACGGATAGCGAGGGCTGCA
This is a stretch of genomic DNA from Parerythrobacter jejuensis. It encodes these proteins:
- a CDS encoding phosphotransferase family protein, translated to MADTTEQPIDFDKEMVGTIDVPEQDQLDLDKLTAWFEANVEGYSGPITYSKFKGGQSNPTYRVDTPGTSYVLRRQPFGKLLPSAHAVDREYKAMTGLFPTGFPVPRTYGLCEDPEVLGSKFFVMSMADGRSLWNGSLPGVSAADRREIYNDMIDTMADMHTKKPDEIGLGNFGKPVDYCARQISRWTKQYKLSETEHQPKMERLIEWLPETIPPQHESSVVHGDYRLDNMIFHKTENRVIAVLDWELSTLGDPIADFSYLMLNWFQPADGRAGLLGLDLAELGIPTVQEAVDRYVDRTGYPVPPMDWYFAYNLFRLAGIMQGIKKRVIDGTASSAHAKQMSDRVTPLIERAYGFAIDAGMPA